The Setaria viridis chromosome 6, Setaria_viridis_v4.0, whole genome shotgun sequence genome contains a region encoding:
- the LOC117861033 gene encoding RHOMBOID-like protein 2: MASGGEAKAAGAGYYQYPGSYGGGGGRGYGAGDDERQWWPWLVPTVLVACIAVFAAEMFVNDCPRHGSALGGRAGCVAAGFLRRFAFQPLRENPLLGPSSATLEKMGALNWAKVVHEHQGWRLISCIWLHAGLVHLVVNMLSLVFIGIRLEQQFGFVRIGVIYLISGFGGSVLSALFLRSNYISVGASGALFGLLGSMLSELIMNWTIYSNKAAAIVTLLFIIAINLAIGILPHADNFAHIGGFASGFLLGFVLLARPQFGWMERNELPQTNQAPKYKLYQYVLWVAALILLVVGFVIILAMLFKGKNGNDSCHWCQYLNCVPTSRWKCNT, encoded by the exons ATGGcaagcggcggcgaggcgaaggccgcggGCGCGGGGTACTACCAGTACCCTGGctcgtacggcggcggcggcggccgggggtaCGGCGCCGGGGACGACGAGCGGCAGTGGTGGCCGTGGCTCGTGCCCACCGTGCTCGTCGCCTGCATCGCGGTCTTCGCCGCCGAGATGTTCGTCAACGACTGCCCGCGCCACGGGAGCGCCCTCGGCGGCAGGGCCGGGTGCGTCGCGGCCGGGTTCCTCCGACGGTTCGCCTTCCAGCCGCTCCGGGAGAACCCGCTACTCGGGCCATCCTCCGCCAC CTTGGAGAAGATGGGAGCTCTTAATTGGGCCAAAGTAGTTCATGAGCACCAAGGATGGCGCCTCATTAGCTGTATATGGCTCCACGCTGGGCTAGTCCACCTGGTAGTCAACATGCTAAGCTTGGTATTCATCGGAATCCGACTTGAGCAACAATTTGGGTTTG TTCGCATTGGGGTCATCTACTTGATATCTGGTTTTGGCGGCAGTGTGCTCTCTGCACTCTTCCTACGGAGTAATTACATCTCTGTTGGTGCCTCTGGGGCTTTGTTTGGCCTCCTTGGATCTATGCTTTCGGAGCTTATTATGAACTGGACAATCTATTCCAACAAG GCAGCGGCAATCGTAACTCTACTTTTCATAATTGCAATTAATTTGGCCATTGGGATATTACCCCATGCTGATAATTTTGCCCACATTGGTGGATTTGCTTCTGGATTTCTTCTTGGATTTGTGCTGCTCGCAAGACCTCAATTTGGTTGGATGGAACGCAACGAGCTACCTCAGACTAATCAAGCTCCAAAGTACAAATTGTACCAGTACGTCTTGTGGGTTGCTGCACTCATATTGCTGGTAGTTGG ATTTGTGATTATCCTGGCAATGCTCTTCAAGGGAAAGAATGGGAACGACAGCTGCCACTGGTGCCAGTACCTGAACTGCGTACCAACGTCCAGATGGAAGTGCAACACTTAG